One genomic region from Gadus morhua chromosome 9, gadMor3.0, whole genome shotgun sequence encodes:
- the osbpl5 gene encoding oxysterol-binding protein-related protein 5, whose product MKEETVFQRRLSLCPNATSPPKIDPRTLTRNLSYGGDDDLYQLSTGSEMDANGDSVLSSELSPAQSPSSQSESRMFNGVEKECPSPTERLARKESLKVQKRNYRQEKKRAAKELFSALKDPRVVIMSDWLKIRGSLKSWTKLWCILKPGVLLIYKTPKNDHWVGTILLNACKLIERPSKKDGFCFKLYHPLDKSVWAVKGPTGENVGSITQPLPSSYLIFRAASESDGRCWMDALELALSCSSIYKLTAKGGREADFNASSDSSHILHLLQSTALSDAELLQLNDSDFMVNHQMETDGFSDKSEREAHEDWDTPANENGGRLTEESDMDQADDLSPGLQATPYVEQGLEEMAEAGEASQVETVSEENKGLIWTLLKQLRPGMDLSKVVLPTFILEPRSFLDKLSDYYFHADLLSQAVLEESAYGRIKQVVRWYLSGFYKKPKGLKKPYNPILGETFRCCWLHPESDSCTYYVAEQVSHHPPISAFYISNKKDGFCISGSILAKSKFYGNSLSAILDGKARLHFLSRDEEYVITMPYAHCKGILYGTMTLELGGKITIECEKTKCAAELEFKLKPFLGGASSVNQICGKIQIADELVSTVEGHWDGEVYIQEKRSGTQELLWNPSPEVRSSRLKRKVVHADHQGEFESERLWQHVTSAIQDRDQNRATQEKFVLEEAQRKEARERGDKPWSSPLFHTDPVSGEWSYRHIETQPWDPETCLSQFEKDGVIQTHMKTSQRRHNGLLFSHGWDGAQQAKHRKSSSQPSSCSQNTESSGSTPEPTHSSDNEDAAYPSQCARCSKEMKELAVVGSSIASIQKGQQDIQRNLASLGRQLARQQGVEEGVSLTGRHCLVLCVLLLSQLLLNYVLT is encoded by the exons ATGAAGGAGGAGACTGTGTTCCAGCGCAGGCTTTCTCTGTGTCCCAATGCTACCTCGCCACCCAAGATTGACCCCCGCACCCTCACCCGCAACCTGTCTTACGGCGGCGACGACGATCTGTATCAGCTCAGCACAG GCAGCGAGATGGACGCCAACGGAGACTCTGTACTGAGCAGCGAGCTCAGCCCTGCCCAGTCACCGAGCAGCCAG tcGGAGTCCCGGATGTTCAATGGTGTGGAGAAGGAGTGCCCCTCCCCCACAGAGAGACTGGCCCGGAAGGAGTCCCTCAAG GTCCAGAAGCGAAATTACAGACAGGAGAAGAAACGGGCAGCCAAAGAACTGTTTAGTGCGCTGAAGGACCCGAGGGTTGTCATCATGTCCGACTGGCTCAAG ATCCGAGGCTCGTTGAAGAGCTGGACCAAGCTGTGGTGCATTCTGAAGCCTGGGGTTCTACTGATCTACAAGACGCCCAAGAACGACCACTGGGTGGGCACCATCCTCCTCAACGCCTGCAAGCTCATCGAGAGGCCCTCCAAGAAGGACGGCTTCTGCTTCAAGCTGTACCACCCTCTGGACAAGTCCGTCTGGGCCGTCAAG GGTCCAACCGGAGAGAACGTTGGTTCCATAACCCAGCCACTGCCAAGCAGCTACCTGATCTTCAGAGCTGCCTCTGAGTCCGACG GTCGGTGTTGGATGGACGCCCTGGAGCTGGCGCTGAGCTGCTCCAGTATTTACAAGCTGACTGCCAAAGGCGGGAGAGAGGCCGACTTCAACGCGTCCTCTGACTCCTCCCACATCCTCCACCTGCTGCAGTCCACGGCTCTCAGTGACGCCGAGCTACTACA GTTGAATGACTCTGACTTCATGGTGAATCACCAAATGGAGACCGACGGCTTCTCTGACAAATCGGAGCGCGAGGCTCACGAGGACTGGGACACGCCAGCCAATGAGAACGGAGGCAGGCTGACGGAGGAGAGCGACATGGACCAAGCGGACGACCTGTCGCCCGGTCTGCAGGCCACGCCTTACGTGGAGCAGGGCCTGGAGGAGATggcagag gctgGCGAGGCCTCCCAGGTGGAGACGGTGTCTGAGGAGAACAAGGGTCTGATCTGGACGCTGCTGAAGCAACTGCGGCCTGGCATGGACCTGTCCAAGGTGGTGCTGCCCACTTTCATCCTGGAGCCGCGCTCCTTCCTGGATAAGCTGTCGGACTACTACTTCCACGCCGACCTGCTGTCACA GGCGGTGCTGGAGGAGAGTGCGTACGGCCGGATCAAGCAGGTGGTGCGCTGGTACCTTTCTGGCTTCTACAAGAAGCCCAAG GGTCTCAAGAAGCCCTACAACCCCATCCTCGGCGAGACGTTTCgctgctgctggctccacccAGAGTCCGACAGCTGCACCTATTACGTTGCTGAACAG GTCTCCCACCATCCCCCCATCTCTGCCTTCTACATCAGCAATAAGAAGGACGGCTTCTGCATCAGCGGCAGCATCTTGGCCAAGTCCAAGTTTTATG GTAACTCtctgtccgccatcttggacGGTAAAGCCAGACTACATTTTCTCAGCAGGGATGAGGAGTATGTCATCACCATGCCTTATGCCCACTGCAAAG GAATCCTGTATGGCACCATGACACTAGAACTGGGAGGGAAGATCACAATTGAGTGTGAGAAAACCAAATGTGCCGCAGAGTTGGAGTTCAAGCTGAAG CCTTTCCTGGGCGGCGCCAGCTCGGTCAACCAGATCTGTGGGAAGATCCAGATCGCAGATGAGCTGGTCTCTACTGTGGAAGGCCACTGG GACGGCGAGGTGTATATCCAGGAGAAGCGCAGCGGAACGCAGGAGCTGCTCTGGAACCCGAGTCCGGAGGTCCGAAGCAGCAGGCTCAAGAGGAAGGTGGTCCATGCGGACCACCAGGGGGAGTTTGAGTCTGAGAG GCTGTGGCAGCACGTGACCAGCGCCATccaggaccgggaccagaaCCGGGCCACCCAGGAGAAGTTTGTCCTGGAGGAGGCGCAGCGGAAGGAGGCCCGGGAGCGGGGGGACAAGCCCTGGAGCTCCCCGCTGTTCCACACGGACCCCGTCAGCGGAGAGTGGTCCTACCGACACATAGA GACCCAGCCCTGGGACCCCGAGACCTGCCTGTCTCAGTTCGAGAAGGACGGCGTGATCCAGACCCACATGAAGACCAGCCAGCGCCGGCACAACGGCCTCCTGTTCAGCCACGGCTGGGACGGAGCGCAGCAG gcgaAACACCGGAAAAGCAGCAGCCAGCCCTCCAGCTGCAGCCAGAACACTGAGAGTAGTGGCAGCACTCCAGAGCCAACACACTCCTCTGACAATGAAG ACGCTGCGTATCCGAGCCAATGCGCTCGGTGTAGCAAGGAGATGAAGGAGCTGGCCGTTGTGGGGAGCTCCATCGCCTCCATACAGAAGGGCCAGCAGGACATCCAGAG GAACCTGGCGTCGCTGGGCCGCCAGCTGGCCCGCcagcagggggtggaggagggcgtTTCGCTGACGGGGCGCCACTGCCTGGTGCTCTGCGTGCTGCTGCTGTCCCAGCTCCTGCTCAACTACGTCCTGACCTGA